In one Plasmodium vivax chromosome 4, whole genome shotgun sequence genomic region, the following are encoded:
- a CDS encoding helicase, putative (encoded by transcript PVX_002740A), producing the protein MKKADGDSRQHTNVAASGEKPPCGGEKGASFCEAHMEGMALDISNEHVTGDAIFSKEDNMGRGGETPTLGVLQDGDAFELTSPLPLHKSDNESTGGSERKEPEGEMAHEGEIDHEEYLYVSEHLRIKKDKQIFVSNALNDYINEHLSFFSSCEEKFFGNKNGEAERFMEIGLNLKYLRYRDRQKRRKRRLASGGGAASAASATVTPAATTATPTATTASSDSSSLFSNSSSGESPCTSDEDILEQLHFDKESLRRMKRLEKSKNAYFKYLSDLCIQHDVMSRFTLPYFERVKRAIRKFPAKHKWKRDRCEASIQTMQVFLENEENVKRIELSQRRLRSDVVNSMFGFHIISDAHPMKVPIKGVNRLGAREAASGTTPWGATTLGSATLGGATSGTATLGTAPHACNPFAQKSWQSTKRAGTAKQSGGGSHGEEGARRRRRPGATKGNPHKGGGHLGESGYRESGYQESGYQESGYGASTYRESTYRVRGQGGGNPGTKNYLDEHIKKVHRNSRLHNKVGTLKEYTLLSNWDELRRHHHAVRVAADQRRSNAQMLANLCYEQMKLLEKKRKLIIEREEKERLRLLKENDMDAYINLLRNTKNKRLQELLDVTEEFLTSMSSCVLRQKKDSAFGVAPLGDPSSVGSNEMDSTYHSKGANVVMKSNYQDAREKYLLVSHSVKEKVVQPSILIGGTLMKYQLEGLEWLISLYNNNLHGILADEMGLGKTIQTISLFAYLKEFKWGGLSNGKSAPSSGRHKQPKNLIIVPLSTLPNWTSEFQAWCPSLKVITYRGTKCERRGLAKQMLESEYDICLTTFDFAIKEKALLIKIFWTYIVVDEGHRMKNSKSRFHIILKDFKSKQRVLLTGTPLQNNLSELWSLLNFLLPKIFSSCEDFERWFIRPLHNDKDLPDVTITEEEQLLIINRLHSVLLPFMLRRVKKDVLKSLPKRYEYNVHVDLSLHQKMLYRQIEMKGFTQINRNDGSISNKSCQNMVMQLRKVVNHPYLFLQEYNIDEYLIKCSGKFEVLDRMLPKLLRFRHKTLIFSQMTKLMDVLCDYLDFRGHRFLRLDGNSSLHERRRIIEQFNRVDGGSGEAGGAEDGSCAGDNPLHLADSPLGEPNGGHDETMIFMLSTRSGSLGLNLQTADTVIIFDSDFNPHQDIQAMCRCHRIGQKNVVKVFRFITLSGVEELIFQRAQDKLTINDKVIQAGLFNKIYSDEDRRNKLKSIFQRSQKGQVTVQSTNPLLLNYYMQRSDAELEHFLKFDERYFGEELYAHLQTLNRERPDEAQFTYMREDMSGDEGGAGKLGSGTLPCDEPPTDEPPPDEPPPDEPPPDEPPTDEPPTDEPPTDEPPTDEPPTDEPPTDEPPTDEPPTDEPPTNEPPTNEPPTNEPPTNEPLPDNPPPEEPRGGDAPSWAEERSAILKEENQNEIEKVLIKSKKLVNGDELPSYLFYDDTDDGPPVEFKRTRRQINVHLMDQENLSNVEFLQLIDSGGEEAAEGVEAEEEPEKEAEKEAEKEAEKEAEKEAEKDAQVIEKANGEEPNADPLNDDPLNADPLSAAPLGPQQKSSPYNFRRSGGTERTYNTRNGRASEGSSASPQRGKRKSSSPGEVRLNEDKRKRRSRG; encoded by the coding sequence ATGAAGAAAGCAGATGGGGATTCTAGGCAACATACAAATGTGGCTGCatcgggggagaagccaccctgtggaggtgaaaaaggagCTTCCTTCTGCGAGGCACACATGGAGGGGATGGCTCTAGATATCTCGAACGAACATGTTACAGGAgatgccattttttcaaaagaggATAACATGGGCAGAGGTGGAGAAACGCCCACGTTAGGAGTCCTCCAGGATGGTGACGCCTTCGAACTGACTTCACCTCTCCCTCTTCATAAAAGCGACAATGAATCTACGGGGGGAAGTGAGAGAAAGGAACCTGAGGGGGAGATGGCCCATGAGGGAGAGATAGACCACGAGGAGTACCTCTACGTAAGCGAACACCTCAGGATAAAGAAAGACAAACAGATCTTCGTGAGCAACGCGCTGAACGATTACATTAATGAGCACCTGAGCTTCTTCAGCTCATGCGAGGAGAAATTTTTcgggaacaaaaatggagaggcgGAGAGGTTTATGGAAATTGGGTTGAATCTCAAGTACTTGAGGTACAGGGACCGacagaagaggaggaaaaggcgGCTCGCcagcggggggggcgccGCGTCCGCCGCGTCCGCCACTGTCACGCCCGCCGCTACCACTGCCACTCCCACCGCTACCACTGCCTCATCCGACAGCAGCAGCCTCTTTTCCAACTCGTCTTCTGGGGAGAGCCCCTGCACGTCGGACGAGGACATCCTTGAGCAGCTTCACTTTGACAAGGAGTCCTTACGCAGAATGAAAAGGCTAGAGAAATCCAAGAACGCCTATTTTAAATACCTGAGCGATTTGTGCATCCAGCACGACGTAATGAGTCGCTTCACTCTCCCCTACTTCGAGCGAGTGAAACGAGCCATTAGGAAGTTTCCCGCGAAACataaatggaaaagggaCAGGTGCGAAGCCTCCATACAGACAATGCAGGTCTTTctagaaaatgaagagaatgTGAAGCGGATTGAACTCAGCCAGAGGAGGTTGCGATCCGATGTGGTTAACTCGATGTTTGGCTTTCACATCATCAGTGACGCTCACCCGATGAAGGTCCCCATTAAGGGCGTCAATCGGTTGGGTGCGCGGGAGGCCGCCTCGGGCACCACCCCGTGGGGCGCAACTACATTGGGTAGTGCCACGTTGGGTGGTGCCACATCGGGTACTGCCACGTTGGGTACCGCCCCCCATGCTTGCAAcccttttgcgcaaaaatCTTGGCAGAGCACGAAGCGCGCGGGGACCGCCAAGCAAAGCGGGGGTGGCTCGCACGGGGAGGAGGGAGCCAGGCGGAGGAGGCGACCGGGCGCGACGAAGGGAAACCCCCATAAGGGTGGAGGCCACCTGGGGGAAAGCGGCTATCGGGAAAGCGGCTATCAGGAAAGCGGCTATCAGGAAAGCGGCTATGGGGCAAGCACCTATCGGGAAAGCACCTACCGGGTACGCGGCCAGGGGGGTGGCAACCCCGGAACGAAGAACTACCTGGACGAGCACATAAAGAAGGTGCACAGGAACTCCAGGCTGCACAACAAAGTGGGGACGCTCAAGGAGTACACCCTGCTGTCCAACTGGGACGAGCTGAGGAGGCACCACCACGCCGTGAGGGTGGCTGCGGACCAGCGGAGGAGCAACGCGCAGATGCTTGCCAACCTGTGTTACGAGCAAATGAAGCTGCTcgagaaaaagagaaaactaATTATCGagagggaagaaaaggaacgTTTGAGGTTGCTCAAGGAGAATGACATGGATGCCTACATCAACTTACtaagaaatacaaaaaacaAACGTTTGCAAGAATTGCTAGACGTAACTGAGGAGTTCTTAACTAGCATGTCATCCTGTGTGCTTCGGCAGAAGAAGGACAGTGCATTTGGCGTAGCTCCTCTGGGGGATCCCTCATCAGTGGGTTCGAACGAAATGGATTCTACTTACCATTCGAAGGGTGCAAACGTGGTTATGAAGTCTAATTACCAAGATGCGAGGGAGAAGTACCTCCTTGTGTCCCACTCCGTTAAGGAGAAAGTGGTCCAGCCGTCCATCCTCATCGGAGGGACTCTGATGAAGTACCAACTGGAGGGGCTAGAATGGCTCATCTCTCTCTATAACAACAATTTGCATGGCATCCTGGCGGACGAGATGGGTCTAGGGAAAACCATCCAGACGATTAGTCTGTTCGCCTACCTGAAGGAGTTCAAGTGGGGGGGACTCTCCAACGGGAAGAGTGCTCCCAGTAGTGGGCGACATAAACAACCGAAGAACCTCATCATAGTTCCCCTGTCGACGCTGCCCAACTGGACGAGCGAATTCCAAGCGTGGTGTCCCTCCCTGAAGGTCATCACCTACAGAGGAACCAAATGCGAAAGGAGAGGACTAGCCAAACAGATGCTCGAATCTGAATATGATATCTGCCTGACCACCTTCGATTTCGCAATCAAGGAAAAGGCGCTGCTTATAAAAATCTTTTGGACCTACATAGTAGTAGATGAAGGGCACCGAATGAAGAACAGCAAATCTCGGTTCCACATCATTTTGAAGGATTTTAAAAGCAAGCAGAGGGTACTCCTTACTGGAACACCTCTGCAAAACAACCTCTCAGAGCTGTGGTCCCTGCTGAACTTCCTCTTGCCGAAGATCTTTTCCTCCTGCGAAGACTTCGAGAGGTGGTTCATACGGCCACTGCATAATGATAAGGACCTACCAGATGTAACCATCACAGAAGAGGAGCAGCTACTAATTATTAATAGACTGCACAGCGTCCTTCTCCCCTTCATGTTGaggagagtaaaaaaagaCGTTTTAAAGTCCCTACCGAAGAGGTACGAATACAACGTGCATGTAGATTTGTCCCTACACCAGAAGATGCTTTACAGGCAAATTGAGATGAAGGGGTTTACGCAGATTAATAGGAACGACGGCTCCATCAGCAACAAGTCATGCCAAAACATGGTGATGCAATTGAGGAAGGTCGTCAACCATCCGTACCTCTTCCTACAAGAATACAACATTGATGAGTACCTAATAAAGTGCAGTGGCAAATTTGAGGTCCTCGACAGGATGCTGCCGAAGCTCCTTCGCTTTCGCCACAAAACGTTGATCTTCTCCCAAATGACGAAGCTGATGGATGTACTCTGCGACTACCTGGACTTTCGCGgccaccgcttcctccgccTCGACGGGAACAGCAGCCTGCACGAGAGGAGGCGGATCATCGAGCAGTTCAACCGGGTTGAcgggggtagcggcgaaGCGGGGGGAGCCGAGGACGGGAGCTGCGCCGGGGATAACCCCTTGCACTTGGCTGACTCCCCCCTGGGGGAACCCAACGGGGGGCACGACGAAACGATGATTTTCATGCTGTCCACGCGCTCGGGGAGTCTGGGCCTGAACCTCCAAACGGCGGACACGGTGATCATCTTCGACAGCGACTTTAACCCCCACCAGGATATACAAGCCATGTGCAGGTGCCACCGAATTGGGCAGAAGAACGTCGTCAAGGTCTTCCGCTTCATCACTCTCTCCGGGGTGGAAGAGCTCATTTTCCAGAGGGCGCAGGACAAATTAACCATCAACGACAAGGTCATACAGGCAGGTCTCTTCAACAAGATATACAGTGATGAGGACAGAAGGAACAAGCTCAAGAGCATCTTCCAGAGGAGCCAGAAGGGCCAAGTGACAGTGCAGTCCACCAACCCCCTGCTGCTCAACTACTACATGCAGAGGTCGGACGCCGAGCTGGAGCACTTTCTCAAATTCGATGAGCGCTACTTCGGCGAGGAGCTCTACGCGCATCTGCAGACCCTCAATCGGGAGAGGCCCGACGAGGCGCAGTTCACGTATATGCGCGAGGATATGAGCGGGGACGAGGGGGGGGCCGGCAAGCTGGGGAGCGGCACACTGCCTTGCGATGAACCGCCCACAGATGAGCCTCCTCCAGATGAGCCTCCTCCAGATGAGCCTCCTCCAGATGAACCGCCAACAGACGAACCGCCAACAGACGAACCGCCAACAGACGAACCGCCAACAGACGAACCGCCAACAGACGAACCGCCAACAGACGAACCGCCAACAGACGAACCGCCAACAGACGAACCGCCAACCAATGAACCGCCAACAAATGAACCGCCAACAAATGAACCGCCAACAAATGAACCGCTTCCAGATAACCCACCTCCAGAAGAACCGCGTGGCGGAGATGCCCCCTCCTGGGCGGAAGAACGCAGCGCCAttctgaaggaggaaaaccaAAACGAAATCGAAAAGGTTTtaataaaaagcaaaaagctCGTAAACGGAGACGAACTGCCGTCGTACCTGTTCTACGATGACACGGACGACGGGCCCCCCGTGGAGTTCAAGAGGACGCGCAGGCAAATTAATGTGCACCTCATGGATCAGGAGAACCTCTCCAATGTGGAGTTCCTTCAGTTGATCGattcggggggggaagaggcggcggaaggggtggaagcggaagaggagcCGGAAAAGGAGGCGGAAAAGGAGGCGGAAaaggaagcggaaaaggaagcggaaaaagagGCGGAAAAGGACGCTCAGGTAATTGAAAAGGCGAATGGAGAAGAGCCAAATGCTGATCCGCTAAACGATGACCCTCTAAATGCTGACCCTCTAAGTGCCGCCCCCCTGGGGCCGCAGCAGAAAAGCAGCCCATACAACTTCAGACGCTCGGGCGGCACGGAGCGGACGTACAACACGAGAAATGGGCGGGCCAGCGAGGGCAGCAGCGCCTCTCCACAGAGGGGCAAAAGGAAGTCCAGCAGCCCGGGGGAGGTGCGTCTAAACGAGGACAAAAGGAAGCGGCGCAGTAGGGGGTAG
- a CDS encoding DHHC zinc finger domain containing protein (encoded by transcript PVX_002745A) — MKALNMGAVLLALYRSFFVLLTYALILQSMYLCPKFISTFATKARVSSYASFWFCALMTLWCHVKCLIKNTGVLTGEPSKTGEGIDERKGHDDMCAKCNLLKEKRSHHCSVCNRCIIKMDHHCIWINGCVGQHNQKFFILLNFYTLLMCTNCAFIVMYKMISCIQTNPRLNTDGMCILSRTDIFLILVNTFGSLLFGVFSLVMLVDQYVAVRTNTTGIEYLKNQRGEMRPFRESLVDVFGQPFCCLWYSDD, encoded by the exons ATGAAAGCCCTAAACATGGGGGCGGTTCTTTTGGCGCTTTATAGGTCCTTCTTCGTTTTGCTG ACCTACGCCCTAATTCTGCAGTCCATGTACCTCTGCCCCAAGTTCATCTCAACTTTTGC AACGAAAGCGCGGGTGTCCTCGTACGCCTCCTTCTGGTTCTGCGCACTTATGACTTTGTGGTGCCACGTCAAATGCCTCATCAAAAACACGGGGGTGTTAACAGGGGAGCCCAGCAAGACAG GGGAAGGAATCGACGAACGGAAGGGTCACGATGACATGTGCGCGAAGTGTAACCTCTTAAAGGAAAAGAGGTCTCACCACTGCTCTGTTTGCAACCGCTGCATCATTAAAATGGATCACCACT GCATTTGGATAAATGGCTGCGTCGGACAGCACAACcagaaattttttatcctccTCAATTTC TACACCCTACTCATGTGCACCAATTGCGCCTTCATCGTTATGTACAAAATGATCTCGTGTATTCAGACGAACCCAAGATTGAACACCGACGGGATG tGCATACTCAGCAGAACAGACATCTTCCTCATCCTG GTGAACACCTTCGGCTCCCTCCTGTTCGGGGTGTTCTCGTTGGTCATGTTGGTCGACCAGTACGTCGCGGTTAGGACGAACACGACAG GGATAGAGTACCTGAAGAACCAACGCGGAGAAATGAGGCCCTTCCGAGAGTCACTCGTGGACGTGTTTGGCCAGCCATTCTGCTGCCTCTGGTACAGCGACgattaa
- a CDS encoding origin recognition complex subunit 5, putative (encoded by transcript PVX_002750A), whose amino-acid sequence MHKLANNDSDINSDDCNETAQECIYGFSSPKKQRRGGGQGGELDGEGDADCAANSDCDDDADGAANVDCGADVDYNSGLRRGGEAPREGPAQMSIAGLHKNEQDFEPGGANDAEEETNDEYTGESGEEEYLAEEDDAEYLAEECLAEECLAERGSLKHGAVPHEDDGTSNASDTSPNSRTSHRSSEPGDDLFDEELNEMIDQEYFRELIPAIPHDTLQAYITCLKMFGFEREVQLHRLVNLLGDLRDPISVIQVLGLPGMGKTKVVKSFVKLKNVPFAYVNCLMALYQSGKSAKNVIYHTILKDLSINLLHEFEEYKKSNCFTNYSHDPTKLVPNHVSNTDVFFNVLHKLLSFRPEDGTGGEASPGKKRRYGGKQPKQGNGGGGDGNAPEASPKGVTPPNQHLHKDQLYDRSVVFILDNVRYLVRTHPDLFYALTRIHEYIRGPYNDLTKANKTTRGLCVILINRSPLPDEIFDGLPQPPTVWFDSYTADMCKNILYRLYNTMCFESLLTYNDKEVQIYCEKENKTEFLIKRNGVILDNEVICDIWCRYVDYIINVSYKDYKSDFHELLFICGHMWPLFIKPILDGTLEPIVENMNALQRNIDTHIRVATYNHASHFTFELIDSVFLNENNLKNKIDLSFYSRVLLVGAYLASRNVPLTDKRFFNATVKGGAFTLPKKRKGRSKNESILTLISQAIPKNFTFIRWICLTDCLLVCFFNEKLTLNSLICHQINTLIQLGFISFCSANNMSCLVRNSLMNGVQWSGYCGSALLNSTNNFSSLGNNIFSEGANSASYESLDPYTKLVIQVPEETIRGIARDLKIPLDELIL is encoded by the coding sequence ATGCATAAGCTGGCGAACAACGACAGTGATATAAACTCCGACGACTGCAACGAAACGGCGCAGGAGTGCATTTACGGGTTCAGCTCTCCGAAGAAGCAGAGGCGGGGGGGCGGCCAGGGGGGAGAATTGGATGGTGAAGGTGATGCGGACTGCGCCGCTAATTCCGACTGCGATGATGATGCGGACGGTGCCGCTAACGTCGACTGCGGCGCGGATGTCGATTACAACAGCGGATTGCGGCGCGGGGGCGAGGCGCCGAGGGAGGGGCCGGCCCAGATGAGCATCGCTGGGCTGCACAAGAATGAGCAGGACTTCGAGCCGGGGGGGGCGAACGACGCAGAGGAGGAGACGAATGATGAGTACACGGGGGAGAGCGGCGAGGAGGAGTACTTAGCGGAGGAGGACGATGCGGAGTACTTAGCGGAGGAGTGCTTAGCGGAGGAGTGCTTAGCGGAGAGGGGGTCTCTCAAACATGGGGCAGTGCCGCACGAGGACGACGGGACGTCCAACGCGTCTGACACTTCGCCCAATTCGCGCACCTCTCACCGGTCGAGCGAGCCCGGGGATGACCTCTTCGACGAGGAGCTGAACGAAATGATCGACCAGGAGTACTTCCGGGAGCTGATCCCCGCCATCCCCCACGACACGCTGCAGGCATACATCACCTGTCTGAAGATGTTCGGGTTCGAAAGGGAAGTGCAGCTGCACCGGTTGGTGAATCTGCTTGGAGATTTGAGGGACCCCATTTCGGTGATTCAGGTTTTAGGCCTACCGGGCatgggaaaaacaaaagtaGTGAAAAGCTTCGTCAAGCTAAAGAACGTGCCCTTCGCGTATGTTAACTGCCTAATGGCTCTCTACCAATCTGGCAAATCCGCAAAGAATGTCATCTACCATACCATCCTGAAGGACCTCAGCATAAATCTCTTGCACGAATTTGAAGAATACAAAAAGTCAAACTGCTTTACAAATTACTCGCACGACCCGACCAAGTTAGTTCCCAACCATGTGTCAAACACGGATGTGTTTTTTAATGTTCTTCATAAGCTGTTGTCCTTTCGGCCCGAGGACGGcacggggggagaagcatctccagggaagaagcggcgctatggggggaagcaaccaAAACAGGGTAACGGCGGCGGTGGCGATGGCAACGCACCGGAGGCATCTCCCAAAGGGGTGACGCCCCCGAATCAGCACCTCCACAAAGACCAGCTGTACGACCGATCAGTGGTGTTCATCCTAGATAACGTGCGGTACCTAGTGAGGACCCACCCGGATTTATTCTACGCGTTGACGAGAATCCACGAGTATATTAGAGGGCCATATAACGACTTGACGAAGGCGAATAAGACGACGAGAGGTCTATGCGTCATCCTAATCAATCGATCCCCATTGCCAGATGAAATTTTTGATGGGCTACCCCAACCCCCAACGGTGTGGTTTGACTCGTATACAGCAGACATGTGCAAAAATATTCTATACCGCTTATACAACACCATGTGCTTTGAATCGCTCCTCACATATAACGATAAGGAGGTGCAGATCTACTGcgagaaggaaaacaaaacggaGTTCCTAATCAAAAGGAACGGCGTCATACTAGATAATGAAGTGATTTGCGACATCTGGTGCAGATATGTAGATTACATAATTAATGTATCTTATAAGGACTATAAGAGCGATTTCCACGAGTTGCTTTTTATATGTGGCCACATGTGGCCTCTCTTTATTAAACCCATTCTAGATGGCACCTTAGAACCCATCGTAGAAAATATGAATGCTCTACAAAGGAACATTGATACGCATATCCGAGTGGCTACCTACAACCATGCTAGCCATTTTACATTCGAACTAATTGATTCCGTTTTTTTGAacgaaaataatttgaagaacaaaattgactTATCATTCTATTCTAGAGTCCTTCTTGTCGGGGCGTATCTTGCATCCAGAAATGTGCCCCTAACGGATAAACGCTTCTTCAATGCCACTGTAAAGGGGGGTGCCTTTACCCTACCCAAGAAGAGAAAGGGCAGGAGCAAAAACGAATCCATTTTAACCTTAATCAGTCAGGCGATTCCCAAAAATTTTACCTTCATTCGATGGATATGCTTGACGGATTGCCTCCTCGTGTGCTTCTTCAATGAGAAGTTAACACTTAACAGTCTTATATGCCACCAAATAAACACCCTCATTCAGCTCGGCTTCATCAGCTTCTGCTCAGCAAACAATATGTCTTGTTTGGTTCGGAACAGCTTGATGAATGGCGTGCAGTGGAGTGGCTACTGCGGCAGTGCCCTGCTGAACTCCACGAACAACTTCTCCTCCCTCGGCAATAATATCTTTTCCGAGGGGGCCAATTCGGCTTCCTACGAGTCGCTCGACCCCTACACCAAGCTGGTCATCCAGGTGCCCGAGGAGACCATCCGCGGCATCGCCCGGGACCTGAAGATACCCCTCGACGAGTTGATTCTctga